A window of the Pseudomonas sp. B21_DOA genome harbors these coding sequences:
- a CDS encoding alpha/beta hydrolase, with the protein MITAHDGEDLRLCLYRPAGAVLGVHFPVILYLHGGGFVLGCPEMADDYLADLAEALQAIIVAVDYRLAPEHPFPIPLEDCYTALAWVFAHQQSLNIDADKVILMGHSAGAGLAAALAMVARDRGEFPIASQVLIYPMLDDRSGSPAAPQQNDTTGVIGWPAQANQFCWQCLRADQALDDQQIGWFSPALLDDLRDLPPTFLAVGALDLFLEEDVAFALRLSRAGVAVELHVYPGAPHMFDQYPGCVTDQSALDVLRSLRRSIASA; encoded by the coding sequence TTGATAACGGCCCACGACGGTGAGGATCTGCGCCTGTGTCTTTACCGGCCCGCCGGCGCGGTACTGGGTGTTCACTTTCCGGTGATCCTGTACCTCCACGGTGGAGGTTTCGTCTTGGGCTGCCCGGAAATGGCAGACGATTATCTCGCCGATCTCGCTGAAGCACTGCAGGCGATCATCGTCGCCGTCGATTACCGTCTCGCGCCTGAACACCCCTTCCCCATTCCTCTCGAGGACTGCTACACCGCCCTCGCCTGGGTTTTCGCCCACCAGCAATCGCTGAATATCGACGCCGACAAAGTAATCCTCATGGGCCACAGTGCCGGCGCCGGGCTGGCAGCAGCGCTGGCAATGGTGGCGCGGGATCGCGGCGAATTCCCCATCGCCAGCCAAGTGCTGATTTATCCGATGCTTGATGACCGTTCGGGCAGCCCGGCCGCGCCTCAGCAAAACGATACGACCGGAGTGATTGGCTGGCCGGCGCAAGCCAACCAATTCTGCTGGCAGTGCCTGCGCGCTGACCAAGCGCTGGATGATCAGCAGATCGGCTGGTTTTCTCCGGCCCTGCTGGATGATCTGCGTGACTTGCCACCGACGTTTCTGGCGGTCGGGGCGCTGGATCTGTTTCTTGAAGAGGACGTTGCATTTGCCCTGCGCCTGTCGCGCGCCGGGGTTGCCGTCGAGCTGCACGTCTACCCTGGGGCGCCACATATGTTCGATCAATACCCCGGGTGTGTTACCGATCAGTCGGCGCTGGATGTGCTTCGATCACTTCGGCGATCGATAGCTAGCGCATGA
- a CDS encoding Ig-like domain-containing protein, whose translation MDNIVIADKANSQLTAQNWGNVQLNQPSVVQMPVRPDQLASTSRSGQDLIVNLKSGEQIKISNFFVTSPDGVPNDIVFQGDDATLWQARYSAEPFNGFTFDEIDSLDELIAGVGVVDGATPAWAIAGLGLLGAGGAAAATGGGGGGGGGGGGGSSDATPPAPATGLTLSSDGRVLTGFGEAGSVVQVRDAAGNLLGSGTVGADGSFQVDLGTPQNNGQPLDVTLTDPAGNVSTPGSITAPDTTAPTAPGNLSVSADGTQLGGTGEAGAAIEVRAADGTLLGSAVVAADGTFSVALSPAQTSGQPLTVNATDAAGNISTGATVSAPEIVEPQTPTDLGLSSDGSQLTGIARAGTTIEVRAANGELLGRAAVAADGTFLLTLIRAQANGEVISIVAVNSAGAQSPSVTFNAPDITGPGAATDLAVSSDGLSVTGRGEPGSTVSVTNAQGTLLGTALVAADGSFTVQLNAAQIDGEALSVLVTDAAGNPSPATTVIAMDLDGLTQPSDVVLSVDGLLMKGRGQVGSTITVRDANGNVLGSAVVAADGTFTVQLSSPQNNGEALQISASDAAGNTSAPLTYVTPDTQGPAPLTGVTLDGQGQTLTGTGEIGASITVRDPAGNIIGTGTVGADGNFTVNLSTPQTDAQQLQVIQTDADGNPSAPVNVIAPDLTTPVAVTDVSISANGAVVSGAGQAGATVTVTDAGGAVLGTAVVGSNGRFEVTLSSPQTNGQNLSVVQTDGSPSGSRRYRLKRRISRPPRPLRI comes from the coding sequence ATGGACAACATCGTCATTGCCGACAAAGCCAATTCTCAGCTCACTGCCCAGAACTGGGGCAATGTTCAGCTCAATCAGCCTTCCGTTGTACAAATGCCGGTCCGTCCCGACCAACTGGCGTCGACCAGTCGCAGCGGTCAGGATTTGATCGTCAATCTTAAGTCTGGCGAGCAAATCAAAATTTCCAATTTCTTTGTCACCAGCCCTGACGGCGTGCCCAATGACATTGTCTTTCAGGGTGACGACGCGACGCTGTGGCAGGCGCGCTACAGCGCCGAACCGTTCAATGGCTTTACCTTTGACGAAATCGATTCGCTGGACGAACTGATCGCCGGCGTCGGCGTGGTCGACGGCGCAACGCCTGCGTGGGCGATTGCCGGGCTCGGCCTGTTGGGCGCGGGTGGTGCGGCGGCCGCAACGGGTGGTGGCGGTGGGGGCGGCGGAGGTGGTGGCGGCGGCAGTAGTGACGCAACGCCTCCTGCGCCTGCGACCGGATTGACCCTATCGTCCGATGGCCGCGTGCTGACTGGGTTTGGCGAAGCTGGCAGTGTCGTGCAAGTGCGCGACGCGGCGGGCAATCTCCTGGGCTCCGGAACGGTTGGCGCCGACGGCAGTTTCCAGGTCGACCTGGGTACACCGCAGAACAATGGCCAGCCGCTCGACGTGACGCTCACCGACCCTGCGGGCAACGTGTCCACGCCCGGCTCGATCACCGCGCCGGATACCACCGCGCCAACCGCCCCGGGCAACCTCAGCGTAAGCGCCGATGGCACGCAACTCGGCGGCACCGGTGAAGCCGGCGCCGCCATTGAGGTGCGCGCCGCCGATGGCACCCTGCTCGGCAGCGCCGTTGTGGCGGCAGATGGCACCTTCAGCGTCGCCCTCAGCCCCGCGCAAACCAGCGGCCAGCCGCTGACCGTGAATGCCACCGATGCGGCAGGCAATATCTCGACCGGCGCAACAGTCAGCGCGCCGGAGATCGTCGAACCGCAGACGCCAACCGATCTCGGCTTGAGCAGCGACGGCAGCCAACTGACCGGTATTGCTCGCGCAGGCACCACCATTGAAGTCCGCGCCGCCAATGGCGAATTGCTCGGACGCGCAGCGGTGGCTGCTGACGGCACCTTCCTGCTGACGCTGATCCGCGCGCAGGCCAATGGCGAAGTCATCAGTATCGTTGCGGTCAACAGCGCCGGTGCGCAATCACCGAGCGTGACCTTCAATGCGCCGGACATCACCGGCCCCGGCGCTGCAACGGATCTGGCCGTGAGCAGCGATGGCCTCTCGGTCACCGGCCGTGGCGAGCCCGGCAGCACAGTCAGCGTCACCAACGCGCAAGGTACGCTGCTCGGCACGGCTTTAGTCGCAGCTGACGGCTCGTTCACCGTGCAACTCAATGCCGCGCAAATCGATGGTGAGGCGCTGAGCGTGCTGGTCACTGACGCCGCCGGCAACCCGTCGCCAGCAACGACCGTTATCGCCATGGACCTTGATGGCCTGACTCAGCCAAGCGACGTTGTCCTGAGTGTGGACGGCCTGCTGATGAAAGGACGCGGCCAGGTCGGTTCAACGATCACGGTTCGCGATGCGAACGGCAATGTACTCGGCTCGGCAGTCGTTGCTGCGGATGGCACGTTCACGGTGCAATTGAGCAGCCCGCAAAACAATGGCGAAGCGTTGCAGATCAGTGCCAGCGATGCGGCTGGCAATACCTCTGCCCCATTGACCTATGTAACGCCTGACACGCAAGGCCCGGCGCCGCTGACGGGCGTTACGCTCGACGGCCAAGGGCAGACGCTGACCGGCACAGGCGAAATCGGCGCTTCGATTACCGTGCGCGATCCGGCCGGCAATATCATCGGCACCGGTACCGTGGGTGCCGATGGCAATTTCACGGTAAACCTCTCGACTCCACAGACCGATGCGCAACAGTTGCAAGTGATCCAGACCGACGCAGACGGCAACCCTTCGGCGCCGGTCAACGTGATCGCACCCGATCTGACCACACCGGTAGCCGTGACCGATGTGAGCATTTCCGCCAATGGCGCCGTAGTCTCTGGTGCTGGTCAGGCCGGCGCGACCGTGACCGTCACTGACGCTGGTGGTGCGGTGTTGGGCACCGCCGTGGTCGGCAGCAACGGCCGGTTCGAAGTCACCCTGTCCTCGCCACAGACCAATGGCCAGAATCTCAGCGTGGTGCAGACCGATGGCTCGCCTTCAGGCTCCCGGCGGTACCGGTTGAAGCGCCGGATATCCAGGCCCCCACGGCCCCTTCGGATCTGA
- a CDS encoding Ig-like domain-containing protein: MQAPTAPSDLTLNAGGTELSGTGEPGATVTVKDSAGNTLGTVIVDGSGTFTVALNSPQLNGQQLQVSQSDGVNVSPNAPLTAADTTAPLAPDNVVLASNGVTLTGTGQAGSTVTVSAPDGTVIGTTVVASDGNFSVNLSPAQLDGQVLSVIQTDASALPSPATPVTAPDITAPPAPTGLVVDPAGATVTGTTQPNNTVEVRDADGNIIGTATADGSGAFTVNLDTAQTNGEALQVVVSDGANSSLPGSVTAPDSTRRRRSAISRSTRPARKCLVLPNRAPWSPSASRAVALCWAPRRRTRMAASS; this comes from the coding sequence ATCCAGGCCCCCACGGCCCCTTCGGATCTGACGCTGAATGCAGGCGGCACTGAACTGAGCGGTACAGGCGAGCCCGGTGCCACGGTGACGGTCAAGGATTCGGCCGGCAATACGCTGGGCACCGTGATCGTCGATGGCAGCGGGACTTTCACGGTGGCGCTGAACAGCCCGCAACTCAACGGCCAGCAACTGCAAGTCAGCCAATCGGATGGCGTGAACGTTTCTCCGAACGCGCCACTGACGGCAGCGGACACCACCGCGCCGCTGGCGCCGGACAACGTCGTGCTCGCCAGCAACGGCGTGACCTTGACCGGCACCGGACAAGCCGGCAGCACCGTCACGGTCAGCGCACCGGACGGCACGGTAATTGGCACGACAGTAGTTGCCAGCGATGGCAATTTCAGCGTCAACCTGAGCCCGGCTCAGCTCGACGGTCAGGTATTGAGTGTCATCCAGACCGATGCGAGTGCCCTGCCCTCGCCGGCCACTCCGGTTACGGCACCGGACATCACCGCCCCACCCGCACCGACCGGGTTGGTCGTCGATCCTGCAGGGGCCACGGTCACCGGCACCACGCAGCCGAACAATACCGTTGAGGTGCGGGACGCCGACGGCAACATCATCGGTACCGCAACTGCTGACGGCTCTGGCGCCTTCACGGTCAATCTCGATACCGCGCAAACCAATGGCGAAGCCTTGCAAGTCGTAGTGTCGGACGGCGCCAACAGTTCGCTTCCCGGCAGCGTCACCGCGCCGGACAGCACCCGCCGGCGGCGGTCAGCGATCTCGCGCTCAACCCGGCCGGCACGCAAGTGTCTGGTCTTGCCGAACCGGGCACCATGGTCACCGTCAGCATCGCGGGCGGTGGCGCTGTGCTGGGCACCGCGACGGCGGACGCGGATGGCCGCTTCGTCGTGA